A genomic segment from Chrysemys picta bellii isolate R12L10 chromosome 11, ASM1138683v2, whole genome shotgun sequence encodes:
- the LOC135974424 gene encoding SRRM2 protein homolog rsr-2-like — protein MQADNRKRAPAWTVQEVLDLIAIWGEDSVLAELRSKRRNAKTFEKISKGMMERGHNRDSDQCHVKVKELRQAYQKTKEANGRSGSEPRTCRFYAELHAILGGAATTTPPVIVDSGSGIVSSATPEDSADGGEEEEEEEDELAESTQHSVLPNRQDLFLTLTEVPSQPSQASIQDPDPMEGTSAAANSSSLPPPSRRLSQIRRRKKKTRDEMFSEIMESSRSDRAHLNEWKETVSKYRKEASEREDRRDQREDMRDQREDRRDQREERRDARDERWRQEDQRRQDATLGLFILPITCYCGHGNFSITVVSHLSFEPV, from the exons atgcaggccgataatcgaaaaagagcaccagcatggaccgtacaggaggtactggatctgatcgctatatggggagaggattcagtgcttgcagaacttcgttctaaaagacgaaatgccaaaacttttgaaaaaatctccaagggcatgatggagagaggccacaatagggactcagatcagtgccacgtgaaagtcaaggagctcagacaagcctatcaaaaaacaaaggaggcaaacggtcgctctgggtcagagccgcggacatgccgcttctacgccgagctgcatgcaattctagggggggccgccaccacgaccccacctgtgatcgtggattccgggtcggggatagtctcatcagctacacctgaggattctgccgatgggggagaggaggaggaggaggaggaggatgagcttgcagagagcacacagcactctgttctccccaacagacaggatctttttctcaccctgactgaagtaccctcccaaccctcccaagccagtatccaagaccctgaccccatggaagggacctcag cagctgcaaattcctcaagcctccctcctccatcccgaaggctatcacagataaggcgtcgtaaaaagaagacgcgagatgagatgttttcagaaattatggaatccagccgcagtgacagagctcatctgaatgagtggaaggaaacggtttcaaagtataggaaagaagccagtgaacgtgaggacaggagggaccaacgtgaggacatgagggaccaacgtgaggacaggagggaccaacgtgaggagaggagagacgctcgagatgagaggtggcggcaggaagatcagaggaggcaggatgcaacgctggggct